One Romboutsia sp. 13368 genomic window carries:
- a CDS encoding acyl-CoA dehydratase activase-related protein: SLNMYEDYPFWHTFFTELGFRVVLSSRSSKKLYESGITSIASETVCYPAKLTHGHIENLIQKGIKYIFYPCVANEKKEDINANNNYNCPVVISYSEVIKNNVDEIRKNNITYINPFLSLNNKEKLKTRLYDELSKYFNISKLDINKAVDKATIEQENFKKDIQLQGEKALEKIRKDNLKAIVLCGRPYHIDPEINHGIPEVINSLDMEVLTEDSISHLGKVERPLRVVDQWVYHTRLYNSASFIKDEPNLELVQLNSFGCGLDAVTVDQVQEILNQSSKIHTVIKIDEGNNLGAAKIRLRSLKAAILEREIDNNNEDINNEKIEYKKGTLNKNHTILVPEMSPIHFQFFQKSLNLSKINLKVLDNTGRDIIDTGLRYVNNDACYPAIIVVGQIISALKSGEYDLENTSVAITQTGGGCRATNYIGFLRKAMHDAGFKDIPVISLNINGIEKNGIMKNLTLPLINRLFMSVIYGDLLMKVLYRVRPYEKVKGSSNALYNKWVKRCLDSLDNANIFTFNNNIKEIIHDFDTLEITDITKPKVGLVGEILVKFHPLANNSLVDIIEKEGGEAVVPELINFFYSCSLNTLYKYKYLEGKWLTKEIGKSIIWIMESYQKTYKKYLDSSKRFSSPKNIDVLAKSTEKVISPCNQTGEGWLLTGEMIELIEDGVKNIICMQPFGCLPNHITGKGQIKELKRIYKDANIIPIDYDPSASETNQLNRIKLMLSTAFKNI, encoded by the coding sequence ATCCTTAAATATGTATGAAGATTATCCATTTTGGCATACTTTCTTTACTGAACTTGGATTTAGAGTTGTATTATCAAGTAGGTCATCTAAAAAACTATATGAAAGTGGGATAACATCTATAGCATCAGAAACTGTATGCTACCCTGCTAAACTTACTCACGGTCATATAGAAAATTTAATACAAAAAGGTATAAAATATATTTTCTATCCTTGTGTTGCAAATGAGAAAAAAGAAGATATTAATGCTAATAATAATTATAACTGCCCTGTTGTAATATCTTATTCCGAGGTTATAAAAAATAATGTTGATGAAATAAGAAAAAACAATATAACATACATAAACCCATTTTTAAGTTTAAATAATAAAGAAAAATTAAAAACTAGATTATATGATGAACTTTCAAAATATTTTAATATTTCAAAATTAGATATTAATAAAGCTGTAGATAAAGCAACAATAGAACAAGAAAACTTCAAAAAAGATATTCAACTTCAAGGTGAAAAAGCATTAGAAAAAATAAGAAAAGATAACTTAAAAGCTATAGTTTTATGTGGTAGACCATATCACATTGATCCTGAAATAAATCACGGAATACCTGAAGTTATAAATTCTTTAGATATGGAAGTTCTTACAGAAGATTCTATATCTCATCTAGGAAAGGTTGAAAGACCTCTTAGAGTTGTCGACCAATGGGTATATCACACAAGACTTTATAATTCAGCAAGTTTTATTAAAGATGAACCTAATTTAGAATTAGTTCAACTAAACTCTTTTGGTTGTGGTTTAGATGCAGTTACAGTTGATCAAGTTCAAGAAATATTAAATCAAAGTTCAAAGATACATACTGTTATTAAAATAGATGAAGGAAATAATTTAGGTGCAGCTAAAATTAGACTTCGTTCTTTAAAAGCCGCAATACTAGAAAGAGAAATAGATAATAATAATGAAGATATTAATAATGAAAAAATAGAATATAAAAAAGGTACTTTAAATAAAAATCACACTATCTTAGTACCTGAAATGTCTCCAATTCATTTTCAATTTTTCCAAAAATCTTTAAATTTAAGTAAAATTAACTTAAAGGTTTTAGATAATACTGGAAGAGATATTATTGATACAGGACTTAGATATGTAAACAATGATGCCTGCTACCCTGCTATAATTGTAGTTGGTCAAATTATAAGTGCACTTAAGTCTGGAGAATATGATTTAGAAAATACATCAGTTGCGATAACTCAAACAGGTGGTGGATGTAGAGCTACAAACTATATAGGATTTTTAAGAAAAGCAATGCATGATGCTGGATTTAAAGATATACCTGTAATTTCATTAAATATTAATGGTATAGAAAAAAATGGAATTATGAAAAATCTAACTCTACCCCTTATAAATAGATTATTTATGAGTGTAATTTATGGAGATTTATTAATGAAGGTATTATATAGGGTAAGACCTTATGAAAAAGTTAAAGGAAGTAGTAATGCCCTTTATAATAAATGGGTAAAAAGATGTTTAGACTCTTTAGATAATGCTAATATATTTACTTTTAATAATAATATAAAAGAAATAATACATGACTTTGATACTTTAGAAATAACAGATATTACAAAACCTAAAGTTGGATTAGTTGGTGAAATATTAGTTAAGTTTCATCCACTTGCCAATAACTCTTTAGTCGATATTATAGAAAAAGAAGGTGGAGAGGCTGTTGTTCCAGAGCTTATAAACTTCTTCTATAGCTGTAGCCTTAATACCTTATATAAATATAAATATCTAGAAGGCAAATGGCTAACTAAAGAAATTGGAAAATCTATTATATGGATTATGGAATCTTATCAAAAGACTTATAAGAAATATCTTGATAGTAGTAAGAGGTTCTCTTCTCCTAAAAATATAGATGTTCTAGCTAAAAGTACAGAAAAAGTCATATCTCCTTGTAATCAAACTGGTGAAGGTTGGTTATTAACAGGCGAGATGATAGAGCTTATTGAAGATGGAGTTAAAAATATTATATGTATGCAACCTTTTGGATGTTTGCCTAATCATATAACTGGTAAAGGTCAAATTAAAGAATTAAAGAGAATTTATAAGGATGCTAATATAATTCCAATTGACTATGACCCATCTGCTAGTGAGACTAATCAATTAAATAGAATAAAGTTAATGCTTTCAACTGCATTTAAAAATATATAA
- a CDS encoding leucine-rich repeat domain-containing protein, whose product MKYINIPDINLKEAINEALQNNSGERSLHQDITEEEILSITTLYANSREIYNLTGLRYAKNITYLNLPFNNIKDISELKYLTKLEKIVLWHNNIEDLTPIEKLINLKHLEIDDNQIISIEPLKNLTSLVTLWASFNKIRNVEPLRNLINLRYLYLNNNEIKDIDILKNLTNLEYLGLHYNKIENVDMLNNLTKLKILGISKNSINDLSQLSNLSLEDGFFAWDQTITMNISKKDDKAYTLDLSLLKDREDKVINITDLESGTYDKEKNIIKWDKTYLPHTISFKFNNGMLEYENNSFYGSVIVNIEENKS is encoded by the coding sequence ATGAAATATATAAATATACCCGACATAAATTTAAAAGAAGCCATAAATGAAGCATTACAAAATAATAGTGGAGAAAGAAGTTTACATCAAGATATAACAGAAGAAGAAATTTTAAGTATTACAACTTTATATGCAAATAGTAGAGAGATATATAATTTGACAGGTCTAAGATATGCAAAAAATATAACTTATCTAAATCTTCCATTTAATAATATAAAAGATATAAGTGAATTAAAATATTTAACTAAATTAGAAAAGATAGTACTATGGCACAATAATATAGAGGATTTAACTCCTATAGAAAAATTAATAAACTTAAAGCACTTAGAAATTGATGATAATCAAATAATAAGTATAGAGCCTTTAAAAAATTTAACTAGTTTAGTTACTTTATGGGCAAGTTTTAATAAAATAAGGAATGTAGAACCATTAAGGAATTTAATAAATTTAAGATACTTATATTTAAATAATAATGAAATAAAAGATATAGACATATTAAAAAATCTAACTAATCTAGAGTACTTAGGACTTCATTATAATAAAATAGAAAATGTAGATATGTTAAATAATTTAACTAAATTAAAAATATTGGGAATAAGTAAGAATAGTATAAATGATTTATCACAATTATCAAACTTAAGTTTAGAAGATGGATTTTTTGCATGGGACCAAACTATAACAATGAATATTAGTAAAAAAGATGATAAAGCTTATACACTAGATTTAAGTTTATTAAAAGATAGAGAAGATAAAGTTATAAATATAACAGATTTAGAGAGTGGAACTTATGATAAAGAAAAAAATATTATAAAATGGGATAAAACATATTTACCACATACTATAAGTTTTAAATTTAATAATGGAATGTTAGAATATGAGAATAATAGTTTTTATGGAAGTGTAATTGTAAATATTGAAGAAAATAAAAGCTAG
- a CDS encoding cold-shock protein, with product MTNGIVKWFNSEKGFGFISVEGGDDVFAHFSAINAEGFKTLEEGQKVSFDIVEGARGPQAANITVL from the coding sequence ATGACTAACGGAATAGTAAAATGGTTTAACAGTGAAAAAGGATTTGGATTTATATCAGTTGAAGGTGGAGATGACGTATTCGCTCATTTCTCAGCTATAAACGCAGAAGGATTCAAAACTTTAGAAGAAGGACAAAAAGTAAGCTTTGATATAGTTGAAGGTGCTAGAGGACCTCAAGCAGCTAACATAACTGTATTATAA
- a CDS encoding NAD(P)-dependent oxidoreductase, which produces MKVIEINKLKEEANRCFTCKVAKCKKNCPISTPIPEVITLFKENKIEEAGELLFKNNPLSAICAVVCPHEDQCLGNCIRGIKSEPIEFYEMEKFISREYLKNVKLKQENKLDKRIAIIGSGPAGISLAIILAQRGYKVTIFDKRSHIGGVLRYGIPKFRLPVGILDDIENILLDLNVKIRYNALVGPVXTLDKLFEDGYEAIFXGTGVWNPKPLNIKGETFGHVHYAIDYLKSPKSYRLGEKVVIIGAGNVAMDAARTAKYHGAKEVVVVYRKDFEDMSATKVEINDAKEEGVNFELFKAPVEIVDEGVIFIDTEKLEDGKMVNIEGSEKLMEADSVIIAISQSPKNNIVSNTEKLDTNKHGLLITDEYGHTTREGVFASGDVVTGAKTVVQAVANAKNVADSIDEYCKSKSL; this is translated from the coding sequence ATGAAAGTAATAGAGATTAATAAATTAAAGGAAGAAGCTAATAGATGTTTTACATGTAAGGTTGCAAAGTGTAAAAAGAATTGTCCAATAAGCACTCCAATTCCAGAAGTAATAACTTTATTTAAAGAAAATAAAATTGAAGAAGCAGGAGAACTTTTATTTAAAAATAATCCATTATCAGCAATATGTGCAGTTGTATGCCCGCATGAAGATCAATGTTTAGGCAATTGTATAAGAGGGATAAAAAGTGAACCTATAGAGTTTTATGAGATGGAGAAATTTATATCTAGAGAATATTTAAAAAATGTTAAATTAAAACAAGAAAATAAATTAGATAAAAGAATAGCTATAATAGGTTCAGGACCTGCAGGAATTTCACTAGCTATAATACTTGCACAAAGAGGATATAAAGTAACTATATTTGACAAAAGATCTCATATAGGTGGGGTTTTAAGATATGGAATACCAAAGTTTAGATTACCAGTTGGTATTTTAGATGATATAGAAAATATATTACTAGATTTAAATGTAAAAATAAGATATAACGCTTTAGTAGGTCCAGTWRTAACTTTAGATAAATTATTTGAAGATGGATATGAAGCAATATTCATNGGTACAGGTGTATGGAATCCAAAACCTTTAAATATAAAGGGAGAAACTTTTGGACATGTTCATTATGCAATCGATTACTTAAAATCTCCAAAATCATATAGATTAGGAGAAAAGGTAGTTATAATAGGGGCTGGAAATGTTGCAATGGATGCAGCTAGAACTGCCAAGTACCATGGAGCTAAAGAAGTAGTTGTTGTTTATAGAAAAGATTTTGAAGATATGTCAGCAACTAAAGTAGAGATAAATGATGCAAAAGAAGAAGGGGTAAACTTTGAATTATTTAAAGCACCAGTTGAAATTGTAGATGAAGGTGTAATATTTATAGATACTGAAAAATTAGAAGATGGAAAAATGGTTAATATAGAAGGTTCTGAAAAGTTAATGGAAGCTGATTCAGTAATAATTGCTATTAGCCAAAGTCCTAAAAATAATATAGTATCAAATACTGAAAAATTAGATACAAATAAGCATGGATTATTAATTACAGATGAATACGGTCATACTACAAGAGAAGGTGTATTTGCATCAGGAGATGTTGTTACAGGAGCTAAAACAGTTGTTCAAGCAGTAGCAAATGCTAAAAATGTTGCAGATTCAATAGATGAGTATTGTAAATCAAAAAGTTTATAA
- a CDS encoding acyl-CoA dehydratase activase: MFHIGIDIGSVTVKTVVFDSSNNIVYKEYKRHFSDVKKALNEVLVNIHKKLKDSKVTIVITGSGGIDISQKLNIKFVQEVIASTHAIEYFHPETDVVIELGGEDAKVTYLSGGIDQRMNGICAGGTGAFIDQMASLLQTDALGLNELAKDFNVIYPIASRCGVFAKTDIQPLINDGAKRSDIAMSIFNAVVVQTVSVLSCGRKIQGKVAFLGGPLHFLSSLRNRFKNLLKLDDNDIIFPENAQLYVAIGASLLSKNEESIELNSLIKNIESLDINEFDNVDKLEPLFRDENDYNEFLERHNKNTIKTLDISKFSGNCFLGIDAGSTTTKAALIDDKGNLLYTYYSSNEGKPLKVVIDIMNEIYNILPPNSKIVSSTVTGYGESLIKKALKIDYGEIETIAHFKAAKFFNKDVDFILDIGGQDMKCLKIKNGVINSIILNEACSSGCGSFLETFATSLSMDIKEFSRIGLYSKSPVDLGSRCTVFMNSRVKQAQKEGANVSDISAGLSYSVIKNALFKVIKIRDINNLGDNVVVQGGTFYNDLVLRSFEKLTKKEVIRPNISGIMGAFGAALIALENYTDNYKTTLLKQDELKNINLNVDVNRCSGCSNNCLLTINKFSENEVFVSGNRCEKGEIIYNKEKKLNNHINLFKYKYDRLFNY; this comes from the coding sequence ATGTTTCATATAGGTATTGATATTGGCTCAGTAACTGTTAAGACAGTAGTCTTTGATAGTTCTAACAATATTGTATATAAAGAATATAAAAGGCATTTTTCTGATGTTAAAAAAGCTTTGAATGAAGTTTTAGTTAATATACATAAAAAACTTAAAGATTCAAAAGTTACTATAGTTATAACGGGTTCCGGTGGTATTGATATCTCACAAAAACTTAATATAAAATTTGTTCAAGAAGTCATTGCATCTACTCATGCTATAGAATATTTTCATCCTGAGACAGATGTTGTAATAGAGCTTGGTGGAGAAGATGCTAAAGTTACATATTTAAGTGGTGGAATAGATCAAAGAATGAATGGGATATGTGCAGGTGGAACAGGAGCTTTTATAGATCAGATGGCTTCTCTTTTACAAACTGATGCACTTGGATTAAATGAATTAGCAAAAGACTTTAATGTAATTTATCCTATTGCATCTAGATGTGGGGTATTTGCTAAAACTGATATTCAACCTCTTATAAATGACGGTGCTAAAAGAAGTGATATTGCCATGAGTATTTTTAATGCAGTGGTTGTTCAAACTGTAAGCGTTTTATCTTGTGGTAGAAAAATTCAAGGTAAGGTTGCTTTTTTAGGAGGCCCTCTTCATTTTTTATCTAGCCTTAGGAATCGTTTCAAAAATTTATTAAAATTAGATGATAACGATATAATATTCCCTGAAAATGCACAACTATATGTTGCTATTGGTGCTTCATTGTTATCAAAAAATGAAGAATCTATAGAATTAAATAGCTTAATAAAAAATATAGAAAGTTTAGATATTAATGAATTTGATAATGTAGATAAATTAGAGCCTTTATTTAGAGATGAAAATGATTATAATGAATTTCTAGAAAGACATAATAAAAATACTATCAAAACTTTAGATATAAGCAAATTTAGTGGAAATTGCTTTTTAGGAATAGATGCTGGTTCTACTACAACTAAAGCAGCTTTAATAGATGATAAAGGTAATTTATTATACACTTATTATAGTAGTAATGAAGGTAAACCATTAAAGGTAGTTATAGATATAATGAATGAAATATATAATATTTTACCACCTAATAGTAAAATAGTGTCCTCTACTGTAACAGGGTATGGTGAAAGTCTTATAAAAAAAGCTTTAAAAATAGACTATGGTGAAATTGAAACAATTGCACATTTTAAAGCTGCAAAATTCTTTAATAAGGATGTAGACTTTATATTAGACATCGGTGGTCAAGATATGAAGTGTTTGAAAATAAAAAATGGAGTTATAAATAGTATAATTTTAAACGAGGCATGCTCTTCTGGATGTGGCTCTTTTTTAGAAACATTTGCAACTTCTTTATCTATGGATATTAAAGAATTTTCACGTATAGGACTTTACTCTAAGTCTCCAGTAGATTTAGGTTCTAGATGTACTGTATTTATGAATTCTAGAGTAAAACAAGCTCAAAAAGAAGGTGCTAATGTTTCTGATATTTCTGCTGGTCTTTCTTATTCTGTAATAAAGAATGCTTTATTTAAAGTTATAAAAATAAGGGATATAAATAATTTAGGAGATAATGTAGTTGTTCAAGGTGGAACCTTCTATAATGATTTAGTTTTAAGAAGCTTTGAAAAATTAACCAAAAAGGAAGTTATAAGACCTAATATATCAGGTATTATGGGTGCTTTTGGAGCTGCATTAATAGCTTTAGAAAACTATACTGATAATTATAAAACTACTTTATTAAAACAAGATGAGTTAAAAAATATTAATTTAAATGTAGATGTAAATAGATGCAGTGGTTGTTCTAACAATTGCTTATTGACTATAAATAAATTTTCAGAAAACGAAGTATTTGTATCTGGAAATAGATGTGAAAAAGGAGAAATAATTTATAATAAAGAAAAAAAATTAAACAATCATATAAATTTATTTAAATATAAATACGATAGATTATTTAATTAT